A single region of the Nicotiana sylvestris chromosome 6, ASM39365v2, whole genome shotgun sequence genome encodes:
- the LOC138870278 gene encoding uncharacterized protein codes for MVNGVEDKASFKDMLLASNPMNFTNSLTLSEDPMEEILPEKEEQEHLIELNIRVIKEITLTEEEKQRIYEPWRFSLIVKLFGKRIRHHYLKKKIQELWRPTKNFPLIDLGDKYYIIKFTKRENMEKAFTHGPWFINGHYLSITKWRPNFVANKEKLTVLAVWIRLPQLPTEFYDGKLLEKIGNAIGRLLKIDVCTSTAVRGRYARLCVELPLETPVQPYIYIGQHKQYIHYDGEKFLCKNCGRLGHIQSQCNFILKEKIDNKMQVTDQAQSDKEQPVKQWEEEKEGWTTVSFNKKKRPEPKTTKTKLPKSVENDNNPGILVKLFNATTGKYLDTKVLHYKSINMVKTQESLLDKSSKTPAMENTTIKTQKNFTLLEEEQMVLGETTVFDKNKY; via the coding sequence GAAATCTTACCAGAAAAGGAAGAACAGGAGCATTTAATCGAGCTCAATATACGGGTCATTAAAGAAATAACACTAACCGAAGAAGAGAAACAAAGAATTTATGAACCTTGGAGGTTCTCACTAATAGTCAAGCTATTTGGCAAAAGAATTCGACATCATTACCTGAAAAAGAAGATCCAAGAACTGTGGCGACCAACAAAAAATTTCCCTCTAATTGATCTAGGGGACAAATACTACATCATAAAGTTTACAAAGAGAGAGAATATGGAGAAGGCTTTCACTCATGGTCCATGGTTTATAAATGGCCACTACTTGTCAATTACTAAATGGAGACCAAACTTTGTCGCAAATAAAGAAAAGTTGACAGTTTTGGCAGTTTGGATCCGTCTTCCACAATTGCCAACTGAGTTTTATGATGGGAAGCTCCTCGAGAAAATTGGGAATGCTATAGGTAGATTATTAAAAATTGATGTTTGCACCTCCACCGCTGTCAGAGGCCGCTATGCTAGGCTTTGTGTTGAGCTCCCACTGGAAACCCCCGTCCAACCGTATATCTATATTGGACAACACAAGCAATATATACATTATGATGGGGAGAAGTTTTTATGCAAGAACTGTGGGCGTCTGGGCCACATCCAATCCCAGTGTAACTTCATCCTCAAGGAAAAAATAGACAACAAAATGCAAGTCACGGATCAAGCCCAATCAGACAAGGAACAACCAGTCAAGCAATGGGAGGAAGAAAAAGAGGGGTGGACGACAGTCTcttttaacaaaaaaaagagaCCGGAACCAAAAACAACAAAGACCAAGCTTCCTAAGTCAGTGGAAAATGACAACAACCCAGGTATCCTGGTAAAACTTTTCAATGCAACAACCGGTAAGTACTTAGACACAAAAGTCTTACATtacaagtccataaatatggttAAAACTCAAGAGTCTCTCCTTGATAAAAGCTCTAAAACTCCAGCAATGGAGAATACCaccatcaaaactcaaaaaaactTTACTCTTTTGGAAGAAGAGCAAATGGTTTTGGGTGAAACCACTGTTTTTGacaaaaataaatattaa